CTTGCATGTGTTAGGCACGCCGCCAGCGTTCGTCCTGAGCCAGGATCAAACTCTCATTAGAAAGTTTCCTAGCTCTTTACTTGCTTAATACTATAACTTACTTCTCAAAGTACTTCACACTGTTTAATTTTCTAGGTTCACATCAGCTATTTTTTGAGCTGACTTGTTCAGTATAACACTTTCAAAATTGTTTGTCAAGTGTTTTTCTTTTTTATTTTTTATTTCTTTGCTGCCATTTTTTTAAATTGTTTCCTTGTGTTTCAGCAACTATTACAATATACCAAGTTTTTTTCATTTTGTCAATAGTTTTTATTACTTTTTTTACTTTCTTTTGTTATAGCCATTTTGTTATAGCCATAAAGTCCATTTCTTTGATATTATATAATAGAGACTTTTCAATAAGAACAAAAACTATATATATATTGATTATTACTATATAATATTATTAGCCTTTAAGTCAATAGTTAAACATATTTTTTTATAATGATTGATGAAAGTGGTGATTAAATGGACTTAAGACAACTAGAAACATTTGTTACTGTAGCTAAACTAAAAAGTTTTTCTAAAGCTGCACAAAAACTTTTTATTACCCAACCAACTGTCACTAATCATATACAAAATTTAGAAAAGGAATTAGGAACTATACTTATTAATAGGTCGAGTAAAAATATTTCTCTTACTAAAGCTGGTTCTATACTCTATAAATATGCGTTAAATATTATTAATGCCTGTGAAATGGCAAAATTTGATTTAGCTGATTATAAAGGCAAGATACAAGGGCATTTAGAACTATGCTCTAGTTCTGTTCCCAGAAAGTATGTATTACCTAAAATATTGAAAAACTTTACTGTTAAATATCCTGAGGTTACATTTTCATTAACTGATAAAGATTCAAAGGAAGTTGCTGAAAGTATAATAAGTGGCGAATATGATTTCGGAATAATTGGTGCTAAACATTCTTCTAAACATTTAAGTTATATTGAACTAATGGAAGATACTTTAGTTTTAATTACACCAAATAAACCTAGATTTAATCAAAATAATTACTCCTTTTTAGAAAAAGAAGTATTACTTAAAGAAAAATTAATCTTTAGGGAATCAGGATCTGGAACTAGGAAACTTATTGAAAGGAAACTGCACAATAAAAATATAAATTTAAATGAACTAAACATTATATCTATAATAGAAGATACAGAGACTATTAAAAATTTAGTAGCTTTGGACGTAGGACTTAGCTTTTTATCAAAAAAATCTGTTCTAGATGATATCGCACTGAATAAATATAAAGTCTTTTATATAAAAGATTTTGATTTAACTCGTAAATTTTATTTCGTTTATCACAATAATAGACAACTTCCTCCATTAAGCGAGACCTTTAAAGTTTTTATGCTAGATTACATAAAAAACCAAACCTTTTAAAAGGTTTGGTTTTTTATTTCAACTTTTTAGGCAAGATAGAAAGCCTTATAACCTTTATAGGTCATATAAACATCTGCCTTACTTACTACTTCATAAGGTGAATGCATTCCTAAAACAGGAATTCCACAATCTACTACTTCTATACTATGGTTTGCTAAGATATAGGCAATAGTTCCTCCACCGCCTTGATCAACTTTTCCTAATTCGCCTGTCTGCCAAATTATATTTTTCTCATTAAATACTTTTCTAATATACGCTAAAAATTCCGGGTTTGCATCATTACAACCACCTTTGCCCCTAGAGCCAGTATATTTTACTATTGTAATTCCATGCCCTAAAGATGCCGCATTCCTTTTTTCTAACACCTCTGGATAATTAGGATCATAGCCAGCAGCCACATCTGCTGATAGAGCCATAGAATTTGTAAATATTTTTCTTATCTTTGAAAAACTTGATTCTGATTTCATAGATACTAAATCTACTATAACATTTTCAAAGAAATTTGACTCCATACCCGTATTTCCTACACTTCCTATTTCCTCTTTATCCATAAATAATGCTACTGATGTTCTTCTAGGATTCTCTACTTCTAATATTGCCTTTAAAGATGTATAAGCACAAACCCTATCATCATGACCATATCCCATTACCATACTTTTGTCTAATCCTAAATCTCTAGATTTCCCAGCAGGTACCGCTTGAATTTCTGCCGTTATAAAATCTTCTTCCTTTATTCCGTACTTTTTATTTAGGATATTTAAAATATTTAATTTAACTTTTTCTGATATTTCATTATCTTTATAAGGAATACTTCCTACAATAATATTTAGTCCTTCCCCTTCAATTCCTTCAGAAAGCTTTTTATCCATTTGATCTTTGGCTAAATGAATAAGCAAATCTGAAATGAAAAATACTGGTTCATCTTCTTCATCTCCAATGGATACATTAATTTTTTCTCCATTTTCCATTATAATCACTCCATGTAATTCTAATGGTAATGAAACCCATTGATATTTTTTTATTCCACCATAGTAATGAGTTTTAAATAAAGCTAAATCTGAGTCCTCATATAACGGATTTTGATTTAAATCTAGTCTAGGAGAGTCAATATGAGAACCGATAATATTTAGACCTTCTGTAATTTCCTCCTTTCCTAATACCAATAATACTACACCTTTATCTTTATTAGTCGCATATATCTTTAGTCCTGTCTTTAAATCAATGTTTTTTTCTAGTATTTCATCGAGAGAAATAAAACCTTTTGCCTCAGCTCTTCTAATAATTTCCTGGGTAGCTTTTCTTTCAGTCTTACTATTGTCTAAAAAATTTTTATAGTCCTCATTTAATTTAAATAAACCTTCTCTTTCCTTTTCATTAATTTCTTCCCAAACATTTTTTGAGCTTAAAGTTAACTTTTCTTGTAATTTTTTTGTCATTACATAACCTCCAACTAAATTATTTTATATATTATATCTTTTTAATATTATTTTTAAAAGCGAATATAGCAGCTTGTATTCTATCGTTTACTTCTAACTTTCTAAATATATTTGATACATGGTTTTTTACTGTTTTTTCGCTAATAAATAATCTTTCAGCTATTTCCCTATTATTTAACCCTTCTGCAATTACAATCAATATCTCATATTCCCTTTTTGTAAGAGATTCTATTTTCATAGCTACTTCATTATCTTCTTCATTCATTTCATCTATAAGTAAAATAGCTATACTAGGTTGTATGTAAGTTTTCCCTTTAGATACATCTTTAATTGCTTTTATTAAACTATCTACATCTGAATCTTTTAAAACATAGCCGTTTGCTCCTATTCTTATGGTTTCTTGTAAATATTCTCTATCATCATGTATAGTTAACATTATTATTTTTGATTCTAAACCAAGATCTTTTGCCCTTCTCAAAACTTCAACTCCATTCATTTTAGGCATATTAATATCTAGGAGAACTATATCTGGTTTATATTCCAAAATTTTTTCCATTCCTTCTTTCCCATTACTCGCTTCACCAATTACATCTATATTATCATCCATTTCTAATATTTTCATAAGGCCTTCTCTCATTAGAGCATGATCATCTACTATTATTACTGTAATGTTTTTACTGCTCATATTAAATTTCCCCCTCATTCAACGGTATGTATAAAGATATTCTAGTCCCGCTACCTGGAAATGACCGTATTGTTATTTCTCCACCTAGTAACCCAACTCTTTCTTCCATACTTGCAATTCCATATCCACCAGTAGTTATTCCTTCAGTCTCCATCCTTTTTGTAGTATCAAATCCCATTCCATTATCAGATATAGTCACACTAATTTTTTCTGTAGTGTTCTCTATAACTAAATGCACTTTACTTGCTTTAGAATGCTTGTACACATTGCTTAAAGCTTCCTGGATTATTCTAAACACTGCTATTTCGATAGCTGAATCTAGATTATCAATTTTTCCTATAACCTTCAACTTTACATCTATCCCTGTGTCTTCTTTAAAGTTATAAACATGCCTCTCTATAGTAGCCTTTAATCCTAAATAATCTAAAGACATAGGACGCAAATCACATATTACCTTTCTAACTTCTTTTAAAGTATCTTTCACCACTATTTTTAAACTTTTCAACTCTTCCTTGGCCTTTAAGGGTTCATTCTCCATTAATTTTTCTAATAATTCTGCTTTAATAACTATACTTGCTAAAGACTGAGCAGGCCCATCATGGATATCTCTTGCTAATCTATACTTTTCTTCTTCCTGTGCCTCTATAATTTTTATGCCTAAGTATTGTTTTTTACATAAGTCATCGGCACTAACTAAAATATTGTCTAAATTACCTTTCAAGTATCCAGTAGCTACACTAACCTGTTTAGTAATATTTTCTGCTTTTTTCAATACAGCAAAAGATTCTTTAAGTCTAACCTCCAGGTTTTCCCCCTTCTCAATTAAAATGTTCCTTTCTTCTCTTTTAAGAACTAACCTAGTCCTCAAATCATTAGCCATTTCATAGGCTTCTCTTATATCATTTTCAGTATGTAACTTAAAGTCTTTACTACCCCTCGATAAGTTATGTCTACTTTTCCTCTCTTCAACTTCTAAAAAATCTACTTCCTTAACTACTTCTCTTATTTTTTCCTTTACTTCTTCTAATTCCTTTTTTATATCTTGATACTCTTTTCTAGCATACCCTACTATATCCAATAATTCTTTTCTACTATTACCAATAGTTTCTACTGTACCACTAACGATTTCATTGACCTTTTTAATATTTTCATGAGCAACTTTCACTATACAACACCTCTAAGCAATTCCTAAAACTCTATATTTTAGATCCCTTCTTTTTCTTGCAACTTATCTCACTAATTTTTCATAAGATTGGTTTTTTTTCATGTATTATATCTATAAAATATTTCTCATCTTCTAGCTTAAAGATAGCATGTTTTATTTTAAATATACAAATTCTCCCCTTTTCTTATATTTTTATATATTTATATACATAATTCTACTATAATATAGTTTAACTTATATTATTACTTTTTTCTAGTTTAAAAGTCCTATATGTTTCTAGAAAATTTAATTCTATATATATAATTAAATTTTCTATTATAAAAAGCCTAATTTTTAAAGCAAAATTTGAATATTTGTTAATTATAGAATAAAAATTAACAAGAATATCACATCTTAGTAACATTAAATAAATGCTCATAATACGAATCTTCTGAAAAGCTATAGAATATTTATTTAAATTAATATCCTAGTAATAAGCACTATATGAGCATTTATAATAATGCTTTATAATGGGGTTTATTGCTTTTGTTATGTTAGTTGCTTCTAGTTATGGAGAAGTTATAAGGGAAACAAGAGAAGTTGGGTAATTAGTAGAAAGTGCCCCTAGCATTATATATGGAAGCAAATTAATTGCAGCTTTCACTTATGCTATTAATTGGTCTCATAATAACTATGGGTATAGGAACCTCTTTTGGCGCTATACCTATTATAGCAGCTATATATGTACCTTTATGTTCAACTCTAGGATTTAGTCCAGCTGCAACTATTGCTTTAGTTGGTACAGCTGAGGCTCTAGGAGGTACAAGTTCTCCCACCGCAGACAGCACATTAGGTCCAACGGCAGGATTAAATATAGAGGGACTTCCTTTAGCAGTTAAAGGAAGTCCCTTTATTTTATATTTAATTTAATACTTAACCGTATGAACTACTCCATTTTTTATTGCCTTTTCGGCATGATTTATACCGAAGTGATATATTATATAATTTAAATTTGGAGAATCGAATATTACCATATCTGCTTTTTTACCTTTTACAATACTACCTACTTCATCTTCTACTCCTAAGCTACAAGCTCCATTAATAGTCACTGCAGTTATAACTTCTTCGGGAGTCATCCTCATAATAAGTGAAGCAAAACTCATTATAAGCTGAATATTTTCTGTTGGACAACTTCCCGGATTATAATCTGTTGATAAAGACACCGGTAATCCCATATCAATCATTTTTCTAGCTTTAGCATATTTTCCAGTTTGTAAATTAAAAGAGGTCCCGGGTAAAAGATTGGCTATAACTTTTTCTTCTGCCATTCTCTCCATACCCTTTTCACTAGCTGCTACTAAATGATCAGCTGTTATACAACCAATTTCAGCTGATAATTCAGCCCCTCCTAATGGTTTAATTTCATCTGCATGTATTCTAGGTTCCATTCCATGTTCTCTTCCAGCCAAAAGAATTTTTTTAGATTGTTCTAATGTAAAAACTCCCTCTTCGCAAAATACATCACAAAATTTAGCTAAACCTTTTTTCTCTACCTCTGGTATCATTTCATTTATAATTATATCTACAAATTTATCAGGATTATCTTCATATTGCTCTGGGATTGCATGGGCACCCATGAAAGTAGATACTATATCTACAGGGTGATCCTGGTTTAATCCTTTTGCAACTTCCAATTGTTTTAATTCTGTATGAAAATCATCTATTCCATAACCGCTTTTAGCTTCTACTGTTGTAACCCCAAAATTAAGCATTGTATCTAAGCTTTTCTTTGCTTTTTCATACAATTCATCAAAAGAAGCTTCTTTTGTAGCCTTAACTGTACTATGAATACCTCCACCTGTATTTAGTATATCTAAATATTCCATTCCCTTTAACTTCATAGCAAGTTCATTTTCCCTTGATCCACCATGGACAAGGTGAGTATGAGAATCAATAAGCCCCGGAGTTACTGTCTTACCTTTTCCATCAAGTACTACTGTGTCATTAGTTATTTCTATATCTTCTGGTAAATTATTTTCTCCTACATATATAATTTCATCACCATTTACTGCTACTACACCGTTTTTAACAACCCCTATTTCTCCCATTTCTTCCTTAACTCTAGGCCTATTTTCACCTTTTAACGTTATTAAATTAGAGATATTTTCTATAACTAAAGTTGCTTTCATTTAATCCTCCTATTCAAACATCCTATTCTCAAGTATTTGACTATAATCAAAATCTTCTATTTTTAAATAATAATCGGCAACATCAACAAGGGCATTCATAGGTAGTAATCCTATTATTTCACTGCCTATAACATTTACACCATATCTATTAGCTTCTCTTTCTATAGTGTCAAATACTCTATATAAAGGAGTTTTAGTATAGTCTACCATATTCATAGACACTTGTACTATATTTCTTTCTTTAATTTCTATACCTAATCCTTTACAATATCTGTATCCACCACTACTGCCTCTAACACCTTTTGCTATCCTTTTAGCAATATCTAAATTATCTGTATCTAAGTTTACATTAAAAGCTACTAATGGCATTCTAGCACCTACTGCCGTTACCCCTGCTTTTATATTTAATTTATTGGGCCCAAAATCAGGACTCCATTTTTCATCTTTTAATTTTTCTGCCATTCCCTCATATTGTCCTCTTCTAACTTCCGCTAAATTT
The genomic region above belongs to Tissierellales bacterium and contains:
- a CDS encoding histidine kinase, giving the protein MKVAHENIKKVNEIVSGTVETIGNSRKELLDIVGYARKEYQDIKKELEEVKEKIREVVKEVDFLEVEERKSRHNLSRGSKDFKLHTENDIREAYEMANDLRTRLVLKREERNILIEKGENLEVRLKESFAVLKKAENITKQVSVATGYLKGNLDNILVSADDLCKKQYLGIKIIEAQEEEKYRLARDIHDGPAQSLASIVIKAELLEKLMENEPLKAKEELKSLKIVVKDTLKEVRKVICDLRPMSLDYLGLKATIERHVYNFKEDTGIDVKLKVIGKIDNLDSAIEIAVFRIIQEALSNVYKHSKASKVHLVIENTTEKISVTISDNGMGFDTTKRMETEGITTGGYGIASMEERVGLLGGEITIRSFPGSGTRISLYIPLNEGEI
- a CDS encoding Na+/H+ antiporter NhaC family protein, which codes for MLLIGLIITMGIGTSFGAIPIIAAIYVPLCSTLGFSPAATIALVGTAEALGGTSSPTADSTLGPTAGLNIEGLPLAVKGSPFILYLI
- a CDS encoding aminopeptidase encodes the protein MTKKLQEKLTLSSKNVWEEINEKEREGLFKLNEDYKNFLDNSKTERKATQEIIRRAEAKGFISLDEILEKNIDLKTGLKIYATNKDKGVVLLVLGKEEITEGLNIIGSHIDSPRLDLNQNPLYEDSDLALFKTHYYGGIKKYQWVSLPLELHGVIIMENGEKINVSIGDEEDEPVFFISDLLIHLAKDQMDKKLSEGIEGEGLNIIVGSIPYKDNEISEKVKLNILNILNKKYGIKEEDFITAEIQAVPAGKSRDLGLDKSMVMGYGHDDRVCAYTSLKAILEVENPRRTSVALFMDKEEIGSVGNTGMESNFFENVIVDLVSMKSESSFSKIRKIFTNSMALSADVAAGYDPNYPEVLEKRNAASLGHGITIVKYTGSRGKGGCNDANPEFLAYIRKVFNEKNIIWQTGELGKVDQGGGGTIAYILANHSIEVVDCGIPVLGMHSPYEVVSKADVYMTYKGYKAFYLA
- a CDS encoding response regulator transcription factor, producing MSSKNITVIIVDDHALMREGLMKILEMDDNIDVIGEASNGKEGMEKILEYKPDIVLLDINMPKMNGVEVLRRAKDLGLESKIIMLTIHDDREYLQETIRIGANGYVLKDSDVDSLIKAIKDVSKGKTYIQPSIAILLIDEMNEEDNEVAMKIESLTKREYEILIVIAEGLNNREIAERLFISEKTVKNHVSNIFRKLEVNDRIQAAIFAFKNNIKKI
- the ftcD gene encoding glutamate formimidoyltransferase, with product MARIIQCVPNFSEGRDKDIIEKIVEEVRKMEEVKLLDYSPDKDHNRCVVTFIGEPEKVIEAAFNACKVAAELIDMSKHSGEHPRMGATDVIPLIPISDVTMEECIGYSEELGKRMGEELDIPVFLYEKSASEPYRENLAEVRRGQYEGMAEKLKDEKWSPDFGPNKLNIKAGVTAVGARMPLVAFNVNLDTDNLDIAKRIAKGVRGSSGGYRYCKGLGIEIKERNIVQVSMNMVDYTKTPLYRVFDTIEREANRYGVNVIGSEIIGLLPMNALVDVADYYLKIEDFDYSQILENRMFE
- the hutI gene encoding imidazolonepropionase → MKATLVIENISNLITLKGENRPRVKEEMGEIGVVKNGVVAVNGDEIIYVGENNLPEDIEITNDTVVLDGKGKTVTPGLIDSHTHLVHGGSRENELAMKLKGMEYLDILNTGGGIHSTVKATKEASFDELYEKAKKSLDTMLNFGVTTVEAKSGYGIDDFHTELKQLEVAKGLNQDHPVDIVSTFMGAHAIPEQYEDNPDKFVDIIINEMIPEVEKKGLAKFCDVFCEEGVFTLEQSKKILLAGREHGMEPRIHADEIKPLGGAELSAEIGCITADHLVAASEKGMERMAEEKVIANLLPGTSFNLQTGKYAKARKMIDMGLPVSLSTDYNPGSCPTENIQLIMSFASLIMRMTPEEVITAVTINGACSLGVEDEVGSIVKGKKADMVIFDSPNLNYIIYHFGINHAEKAIKNGVVHTVKY
- a CDS encoding selenium metabolism-associated LysR family transcriptional regulator: MDLRQLETFVTVAKLKSFSKAAQKLFITQPTVTNHIQNLEKELGTILINRSSKNISLTKAGSILYKYALNIINACEMAKFDLADYKGKIQGHLELCSSSVPRKYVLPKILKNFTVKYPEVTFSLTDKDSKEVAESIISGEYDFGIIGAKHSSKHLSYIELMEDTLVLITPNKPRFNQNNYSFLEKEVLLKEKLIFRESGSGTRKLIERKLHNKNINLNELNIISIIEDTETIKNLVALDVGLSFLSKKSVLDDIALNKYKVFYIKDFDLTRKFYFVYHNNRQLPPLSETFKVFMLDYIKNQTF